Proteins from one Leptospira wolffii serovar Khorat str. Khorat-H2 genomic window:
- a CDS encoding LIC_12708 family protein, which yields MQIPSNSERNKTRVWKFITGAAILGLLSFSCSKFRVDDYNPYLFGRVKLGKDLKELQVNIVNRVPTNVPNQLAIVSGLLYVPDFEQSLIKAFNPDGELKFVIGYPKEKQNVDKIKTYNIKLGRIGLVTVSDSEDLFVQSRVSREDVKTDKAPENIFAKKSGEFRTEAEEAIPSVILKINDSGKLVQTIYADGSGGSSPFGYVERMEAANNDQLFVFHRINGEMRLSIFDEAGKLKTKIDSSDFKEAFGTGADITWYTDTILSHTDGDYALGSFSFYDSKSGRFKNRRIFRFDVKDKKVTPIKEIQDPSETLYWVLSNDNFFIWETEVEEGNSIRLQVHDEDGNHVNNIRLNYPPPRGLWRETWMDTNDEIYSMKIRSGYLEIHKWK from the coding sequence ATGCAAATCCCATCAAATTCGGAAAGAAACAAGACCCGAGTATGGAAATTTATTACGGGAGCCGCCATTCTTGGGCTTCTCTCCTTTTCCTGTTCTAAGTTCCGAGTAGACGATTATAATCCTTACCTATTCGGAAGAGTGAAATTAGGTAAGGACCTGAAGGAACTCCAGGTAAACATAGTGAATCGGGTTCCCACCAATGTTCCCAACCAACTCGCGATCGTGTCCGGATTGCTTTACGTTCCGGATTTCGAGCAGTCCTTGATCAAAGCATTCAATCCCGACGGAGAATTGAAGTTCGTGATCGGATATCCGAAAGAAAAACAGAATGTAGATAAGATCAAAACCTATAATATCAAGTTGGGAAGAATCGGACTCGTTACCGTCTCCGACTCCGAAGATCTATTCGTTCAGTCCAGAGTTTCCAGAGAAGACGTGAAAACCGATAAGGCCCCGGAAAATATCTTCGCAAAGAAATCGGGAGAATTCAGGACCGAAGCGGAGGAAGCGATACCTTCCGTGATCCTAAAAATCAACGATTCCGGAAAATTAGTCCAGACAATATACGCGGACGGAAGCGGGGGCTCCTCTCCTTTCGGATACGTAGAGAGAATGGAGGCCGCTAATAACGACCAGCTATTCGTATTTCATAGGATTAACGGAGAAATGAGGCTGAGCATTTTCGACGAGGCGGGAAAGCTTAAGACCAAAATTGATTCCTCCGATTTCAAAGAGGCCTTTGGAACGGGAGCGGATATCACCTGGTATACCGATACCATTCTCTCACATACGGACGGAGATTATGCTCTAGGATCCTTCAGTTTCTACGATTCTAAATCCGGAAGATTCAAGAATCGTAGAATATTCCGATTCGACGTTAAGGACAAGAAGGTAACGCCGATCAAGGAAATCCAAGATCCCTCGGAAACGTTGTATTGGGTTTTGAGTAACGATAATTTCTTTATCTGGGAAACGGAAGTCGAAGAAGGAAATTCCATCCGTCTGCAAGTCCACGACGAAGACGGAAATCATGTGAATAATATCCGATTGAATTACCCTCCTCCCAGAGGGCTCTGGAGAGAAACCTGGATGGATACAAACGACGAGATCTATTCCATGAAGATCCGCTCCGGATATTTAGAAATTCATAAATGGAAATAG
- a CDS encoding sodium-translocating pyrophosphatase produces the protein MNSVTIILSFAILAILTAVVYALKVTRITIGTEGGKDQESKKLIEISSAISEGAMAFLVREYKTISLFIAFMAVLIFFLLDNPATPDFNDGLFTAIAFIAGALISCLSGFIGMKIATAGNVRTAQAAKTSMAKAFRVAFDSGAVMGFGLVGLAVLGMIGLFLLYTNLFQTVDKLFLMEALAGFGLGGSAVALFGRVGGGIYTKAADVGADLVGKVEKGIPEDDPRNPATIADNVGDNVGDVAGMGADLFGSCAEATCAALVIGATATALTGNTDALLYPLLISAFGIPASLLTSFIAAVKEGGNVEKVLKIQLWVSTLLVGAAMYFVTDYYMVDSFEIAGKTITKWNVYISLIVGLFSGMFIGLVTEYYTSHSYKPVREVVDASKTGAATNIIYGLALGYQSSVVPVLLLVVTIVTANILAGMYGIAIAALGMISTIAIGLTIDAYGPVSDNAGGIAEMAELGKEVRNRTDTLDAAGNTTAAIGKGFAIGSAALTSLALFAAFITRTGTTGLDILNAEVFGGLLFGAMLPFIFTALTMKSVGKAAVDMVEEVRKQFREIPGIMEGKAKPDYKRCVDISTTAALREMILPGLLVLTTPIVVGYLFGIKSLAGVLAGALVAGVVLAISSANSGGGWDNAKKYIEKAAGGKGSDQHKAAVVGDTVGDPLKDTSGPSINILIKLMAITSLVFAEFFVQHGGLILRIFQ, from the coding sequence ATGAATTCGGTAACGATTATTCTGTCCTTTGCCATCCTGGCTATTTTGACCGCAGTTGTTTACGCATTAAAGGTCACCAGGATTACCATCGGAACCGAGGGCGGAAAAGACCAAGAATCCAAGAAATTAATCGAAATTTCTTCCGCTATCTCTGAAGGCGCAATGGCCTTTCTCGTAAGGGAATATAAGACGATTTCCCTTTTCATCGCCTTTATGGCAGTTCTGATCTTCTTCCTTCTGGACAATCCGGCGACTCCGGATTTCAACGACGGGTTGTTTACCGCCATCGCATTCATTGCGGGAGCCTTGATCTCGTGTCTGTCCGGTTTCATCGGAATGAAGATCGCTACCGCAGGAAACGTTAGAACCGCTCAGGCGGCAAAAACGTCTATGGCTAAGGCATTCAGAGTCGCTTTCGATTCGGGAGCCGTTATGGGATTCGGTCTCGTAGGACTCGCTGTATTGGGAATGATCGGACTCTTCCTACTTTATACCAATCTATTCCAAACCGTGGATAAGCTTTTCTTAATGGAAGCCCTGGCCGGATTCGGTTTGGGCGGTTCCGCAGTGGCTCTCTTCGGTAGAGTGGGCGGCGGTATCTATACCAAGGCTGCGGACGTGGGTGCCGACCTGGTAGGAAAAGTGGAAAAAGGAATCCCCGAGGATGATCCTCGTAACCCTGCAACCATCGCCGACAACGTGGGCGATAACGTAGGAGACGTGGCCGGTATGGGAGCTGACTTATTCGGTTCCTGCGCGGAAGCGACTTGCGCGGCTCTCGTGATCGGAGCTACGGCTACTGCACTTACAGGAAATACGGACGCTTTATTATATCCTCTTTTGATCTCCGCTTTCGGAATCCCGGCTTCTCTTTTGACTTCCTTTATCGCTGCGGTGAAAGAGGGAGGAAATGTAGAGAAGGTTCTGAAAATCCAATTATGGGTTTCCACTCTTCTCGTGGGCGCGGCCATGTATTTCGTCACCGACTACTATATGGTGGATAGCTTCGAGATCGCAGGTAAGACGATTACAAAATGGAACGTATATATTTCCCTCATCGTCGGACTATTCTCGGGTATGTTCATCGGACTCGTGACAGAATACTATACTTCTCATTCTTATAAGCCCGTAAGAGAAGTGGTGGACGCTTCCAAAACCGGAGCCGCCACGAATATCATCTACGGACTCGCTTTGGGATACCAAAGTTCCGTGGTTCCGGTTTTACTCTTAGTAGTAACGATCGTAACCGCCAATATTCTGGCGGGAATGTACGGAATCGCGATTGCGGCTCTCGGAATGATCTCCACGATCGCGATCGGACTTACCATCGACGCTTACGGTCCAGTTTCGGATAACGCAGGTGGTATCGCGGAGATGGCGGAACTCGGAAAAGAAGTTCGTAATCGTACGGATACCCTGGACGCTGCAGGAAACACCACCGCGGCGATCGGAAAAGGTTTTGCGATCGGATCCGCTGCTCTGACTTCCTTGGCGTTGTTTGCTGCCTTTATTACCAGAACCGGAACCACCGGATTGGATATTCTGAATGCGGAAGTGTTCGGAGGACTACTTTTCGGAGCTATGCTTCCTTTCATCTTTACCGCTCTTACCATGAAATCAGTGGGTAAAGCAGCAGTGGATATGGTGGAGGAAGTGAGAAAACAGTTCCGCGAAATTCCAGGAATCATGGAAGGAAAAGCCAAGCCGGATTATAAAAGATGCGTGGATATTTCCACAACCGCCGCTCTTCGCGAGATGATTCTTCCCGGACTTTTGGTTCTGACTACTCCTATCGTAGTCGGATATCTTTTCGGAATCAAATCCTTGGCAGGAGTTCTGGCAGGTGCCTTGGTTGCAGGTGTGGTACTCGCGATTTCTTCCGCAAACTCCGGTGGCGGTTGGGACAATGCTAAGAAATATATAGAGAAGGCCGCGGGCGGAAAAGGTTCCGACCAACATAAAGCGGCGGTTGTGGGAGATACCGTGGGAGATCCTTTGAAAGATACTTCCGGTCCTTCCATCAATATTCTCATCAAGCTGATGGCGATCACAAGCTTAGTGTTTGCGGAGTTCTTCGTACAACACGGAGGCTTGATCCTTCGCATCTTCCAATAA
- a CDS encoding bifunctional ADP-dependent NAD(P)H-hydrate dehydratase/NAD(P)H-hydrate epimerase, giving the protein MNVSALFNDSESRELDRITIQERGISGITLMGFAALSVFKGWEKRLLKSERILVLCGSGNNGGDGYALAQFLKAEGCKVEIFSKAGNLSEETLYYKKLTESLRIPNRRLADFRSGFVKEGDILIDALLGTGFQGSLEGEIAAVVREISDAKERLRDLCFVLSIDAVSGFNPESTLPFPVDGLAEIGSPKLKNLFYPLEEENKTFHPIGFLREEFPTSKFVFRKSSEEELRGRLVRERDSHKYKNGSAVFLGGSEGMSGAILSSALAFQELGGGISQIMSPSPHTLQRILKRDPSFMVGPVESGKDPLSGSFAKKARVIALGPGLSSTDAPKLAFPKNAKIILDAGAITAYSSETLGPNTILTPHLGEWSSLQGKDYPSIYGSLEDASAWSKNKQCYLLLKGSVSVLFTPEGKSYFWDFREPKLAVMGTGDLLVGILAFFLSRGEEMTEAVRLSQSVLLYCARACKGYPTAGRMRKKIRDLVEV; this is encoded by the coding sequence ATGAATGTTAGCGCCCTCTTTAACGACTCCGAGAGTCGGGAATTGGATCGAATCACGATCCAGGAAAGAGGAATCTCCGGAATTACGCTCATGGGATTTGCGGCGTTATCCGTATTCAAAGGATGGGAAAAGCGTCTACTTAAATCGGAAAGAATTCTCGTATTATGCGGATCCGGAAATAACGGGGGAGATGGATACGCCCTCGCCCAATTTCTAAAAGCGGAAGGATGCAAAGTAGAGATCTTCTCCAAGGCGGGAAATCTTTCCGAAGAAACGTTATATTATAAAAAACTAACCGAGTCCTTAAGGATTCCCAACCGTAGACTCGCCGATTTCCGATCCGGATTCGTAAAGGAAGGAGATATCCTAATCGATGCGCTCCTAGGAACCGGTTTCCAAGGATCTCTCGAAGGAGAAATCGCTGCAGTCGTCCGGGAGATATCGGACGCGAAAGAAAGACTCCGAGACCTTTGTTTCGTTCTGAGTATAGATGCGGTTTCGGGATTTAATCCGGAATCCACGCTTCCCTTTCCCGTAGACGGCCTTGCGGAAATAGGCTCTCCCAAACTGAAGAATCTATTTTATCCTTTGGAAGAGGAAAATAAGACCTTCCATCCGATCGGATTTCTGAGGGAGGAATTCCCCACTTCCAAATTCGTATTCCGTAAATCTTCCGAAGAGGAATTGAGAGGACGACTGGTCCGGGAAAGAGATTCACACAAATACAAGAACGGCTCCGCGGTATTTTTAGGAGGATCCGAGGGAATGTCGGGGGCGATTCTTTCTTCCGCACTCGCTTTCCAGGAATTAGGAGGAGGGATCTCCCAAATAATGAGTCCTTCTCCTCATACATTGCAAAGGATACTTAAAAGAGATCCTTCCTTTATGGTAGGTCCCGTGGAATCCGGAAAAGATCCTTTATCCGGATCCTTTGCTAAGAAGGCAAGAGTCATCGCTCTCGGACCGGGTCTTTCTTCTACGGATGCGCCCAAATTGGCTTTCCCTAAGAATGCAAAAATCATTTTGGATGCGGGTGCGATCACGGCCTATTCTTCCGAAACTCTGGGTCCCAATACGATTCTCACTCCTCATCTGGGAGAATGGTCTTCCCTCCAAGGAAAGGATTATCCTAGTATTTACGGCTCTTTGGAAGACGCAAGTGCCTGGTCCAAAAACAAACAATGCTATCTTTTATTGAAAGGTTCCGTTTCGGTTTTATTCACCCCGGAAGGTAAATCCTATTTCTGGGACTTTCGCGAGCCCAAGCTCGCCGTCATGGGTACTGGAGATCTGCTTGTAGGAATCTTGGCATTCTTTCTTTCCAGAGGAGAAGAAATGACCGAAGCGGTTCGCCTTTCCCAAAGCGTGCTACTTTATTGCGCAAGGGCCTGCAAAGGATACCCCACTGCGGGAAGAATGAGAAAGAAGATCCGGGATTTGGTGGAAGTTTAA
- the rimP gene encoding ribosome maturation factor RimP has translation MYALMVSQRPNHTLIEVELDHLEHPYGSVSLLECEHVSRKLNEELERISPDLNYTLKVSSAGAERKLVIPEDLDRFRGIPVRLVYRAEGSKDKEGIFKILDRKGDQVFLEPFSKRKAGTGKKKEAILELKDILKGNLYVSI, from the coding sequence CTGTACGCACTCATGGTTAGCCAAAGGCCAAACCATACGCTGATCGAGGTAGAGTTGGATCACCTCGAGCACCCGTACGGTTCCGTCAGCCTTCTGGAATGTGAGCATGTTTCCAGAAAACTGAATGAAGAGTTGGAACGGATCTCGCCGGATCTGAACTATACTCTTAAGGTTTCTTCCGCAGGTGCGGAAAGAAAGCTGGTGATTCCCGAGGATCTGGATAGATTCCGTGGGATACCGGTGCGACTCGTCTACAGAGCGGAAGGGTCGAAGGATAAAGAAGGAATCTTTAAGATTCTGGATAGGAAAGGAGATCAGGTCTTCTTGGAACCGTTTTCGAAGAGGAAAGCCGGAACCGGTAAAAAAAAGGAAGCCATCCTGGAATTGAAGGATATACTGAAAGGAAATTTGTACGTAAGTATTTGA